One Thermofilum sp. genomic window carries:
- a CDS encoding Lrp/AsnC ligand binding domain-containing protein, with protein MVKIAYVLINCDIGKESKVLEELRRTPGVAEAHMLYGVYDIIVKVTGESDLEIRETVTNHIRRISGVRRTLTMPVID; from the coding sequence ATGGTAAAGATAGCATACGTTCTGATAAACTGCGACATCGGGAAGGAGAGCAAGGTTCTAGAGGAGCTCCGCCGGACACCGGGCGTAGCCGAGGCTCACATGCTTTACGGAGTGTACGACATTATCGTGAAAGTAACAGGAGAAAGCGATCTCGAGATCAGAGAAACTGTGACGAATCATATCAGGCGAATCTCAGGCGTGAGAAGAACTCTCACAATGCCTGTGATAGACTGA
- a CDS encoding antitoxin VapB family protein has product MLLKRYATISVPAEVKEVLEKAKGDMEWGEFLLKLYLEARRIKRENAFRELAELLSGEDLEAIAQSSEEFRKGFALG; this is encoded by the coding sequence ATGTTGTTGAAGAGGTACGCGACGATCTCTGTCCCCGCTGAGGTGAAGGAGGTGCTGGAGAAGGCGAAGGGGGACATGGAGTGGGGAGAGTTTCTCCTCAAGCTCTACCTGGAGGCTAGGAGGATCAAGAGGGAGAACGCTTTCAGAGAGCTGGCTGAGCTGCTGAGCGGAGAGGATCTTGAGGCGATCGCCCAGTCATCGGAGGAGTTCAGGAAGGGGTTCGCGCTCGGATGA
- a CDS encoding type II toxin-antitoxin system VapC family toxin, with the protein MKLFDTSWLIELFRRKSFEEGAISIVTLIEVLRGVPAGKRDAVKRLLEESFDVINLDNDVVRVYCELYDELKKRGSPVPDADLLIASTAIAHNLVLKSKDRHFKELVSHGLKLELVE; encoded by the coding sequence ATGAAGCTGTTTGACACGAGCTGGCTCATCGAGCTGTTCAGGAGGAAGTCGTTCGAGGAGGGCGCGATATCGATCGTGACTTTAATCGAAGTCCTCAGAGGGGTTCCTGCGGGAAAGCGCGATGCCGTAAAGAGGCTTCTCGAGGAGAGCTTCGACGTCATCAACCTCGACAACGATGTCGTAAGGGTCTACTGCGAGCTATACGATGAGCTCAAGAAGCGGGGGTCACCTGTACCGGACGCCGACCTACTCATCGCTTCGACAGCGATCGCCCATAACCTCGTGCTGAAGTCTAAGGATAGGCACTTCAAGGAGCTGGTAAGCCACGGCTTGAAGCTGGAGCTTGTCGAATAA
- a CDS encoding DUF438 domain-containing protein yields MEAQKIELVKSLLRRLHEGANVEELKREFRQVLSTVQPWEIPLIEQQLVKEGVPISEILKLCDLHVDLFREYLAGRELREVPEGHPLDLLLKENELLLKLSEQLSVVAGALQSARDEELKPLFEQMKALLRGLRGIRTHYRKVQMLIFPYLERRGIVAIPRVLWGREDGVIVKLRVLLKKVEGELSPSEVRMVAEEALKLAREVSELVFRENKILYPAVFTLFGEGEWAAIAEEAEKIGYLVKPERKWEPGAEPLLPYQVDPQISGEAVERLPPEFRETALLRLEPDVYQLKREGDLDLRTGFLTPGEVKGIFEALPIEVTFADASDRVRFYCDGRLPSVFVRTRTILGRRLLFCHPPRLERLVNETVEALKRGEADYREFWTRIGDRVVRVFISAVRDEGGNYLGAVEVVEDFTEVLKNPEEVLKKVVVL; encoded by the coding sequence ATGGAAGCTCAGAAAATTGAGCTGGTTAAAAGCCTCTTGAGGAGGCTGCACGAGGGGGCGAACGTAGAGGAGTTGAAGAGGGAGTTCAGGCAAGTCTTATCAACGGTGCAGCCCTGGGAGATACCTCTTATCGAGCAGCAGCTAGTGAAGGAGGGGGTACCGATCTCCGAGATTCTGAAGCTCTGCGACCTACACGTGGACCTCTTCCGGGAGTACCTAGCCGGAAGGGAGCTGAGGGAGGTGCCGGAGGGTCACCCGCTGGACCTCCTCCTCAAGGAGAACGAGCTGCTGCTGAAGCTGTCGGAGCAATTGAGCGTTGTAGCCGGAGCCTTGCAGTCCGCGCGCGACGAGGAGTTGAAGCCTCTCTTCGAGCAGATGAAAGCCCTGCTACGCGGCCTGCGCGGGATTAGGACCCACTACAGGAAGGTTCAGATGCTCATCTTCCCCTACTTGGAAAGGAGGGGGATCGTAGCGATCCCCCGGGTTCTCTGGGGCCGCGAGGATGGGGTTATCGTGAAGCTAAGGGTTCTCCTCAAGAAGGTTGAGGGTGAGCTCTCGCCCAGTGAGGTAAGGATGGTGGCCGAGGAGGCTCTGAAGCTGGCTAGAGAAGTGTCGGAGCTCGTCTTCAGGGAGAACAAGATCCTCTACCCCGCTGTTTTCACCCTCTTCGGCGAGGGTGAGTGGGCCGCGATCGCTGAAGAGGCAGAGAAAATCGGCTACTTGGTGAAGCCCGAGAGAAAGTGGGAGCCGGGGGCGGAGCCCCTGCTCCCATACCAGGTGGACCCCCAGATCAGCGGTGAAGCCGTTGAGAGGCTGCCGCCCGAGTTCAGGGAGACGGCTCTCCTGAGGCTAGAGCCCGACGTGTACCAGCTGAAGCGCGAAGGAGACCTCGACCTACGTACGGGCTTCCTCACCCCAGGAGAGGTGAAGGGCATCTTCGAAGCGCTGCCCATTGAAGTCACCTTCGCTGACGCAAGCGATAGGGTTAGGTTCTACTGTGACGGCCGTCTCCCCTCAGTGTTCGTCAGGACGAGGACTATCCTCGGCAGGAGGCTGCTCTTCTGCCACCCACCGCGCCTCGAGAGGCTAGTGAACGAAACCGTGGAAGCGCTGAAGAGGGGTGAGGCCGACTACAGGGAGTTCTGGACGAGGATCGGCGATCGGGTAGTCAGAGTCTTCATCTCTGCTGTCCGGGACGAGGGGGGTAACTACCTCGGAGCGGTGGAAGTGGTTGAGGACTTCACTGAAGTGCTAAAGAATCCGGAGGAAGTGCTGAAGAAGGTGGTGGTGCTCTGA
- a CDS encoding helix-turn-helix domain-containing protein encodes MLELGARYITPYIMRRLVEALVNEHGLSRVKAAAALGISPSAVTRYLKGERGSQIDLRDRSDVEELISRLASRAASHPLSELELQLEVARIALYIMGKGYACPLHFRLEPSPRSTGCRVCLSLFGPSTPNSSPSAGEHQL; translated from the coding sequence GTGCTCGAGCTGGGTGCGAGATACATCACTCCCTACATCATGAGGAGGCTCGTGGAGGCGCTCGTCAATGAGCACGGCCTTAGCAGGGTTAAGGCTGCAGCAGCCCTGGGCATCTCACCTTCGGCGGTGACGCGCTACCTGAAGGGGGAGAGGGGGTCGCAGATAGACTTGAGAGACCGCAGTGACGTTGAAGAGCTCATCTCACGCCTAGCTTCTCGAGCCGCCTCACACCCGCTGAGCGAGCTCGAGCTCCAACTGGAGGTGGCCAGGATCGCGCTGTACATCATGGGTAAGGGGTACGCTTGCCCCCTCCACTTCAGGCTTGAACCCTCACCGAGATCCACCGGCTGCAGGGTTTGCCTAAGCCTCTTCGGCCCCAGCACCCCCAACTCCTCTCCTTCAGCGGGTGAACACCAGCTCTAA
- the speB gene encoding agmatinase: MLKTNPELEMFTRRLAPPLFGRESKPEESRLIVVGAPFDSSATTVPGQRAAPRRIREISLELETFDFELEMDAEDAPFYDAGDLPLEVDFSSFMGILYRVASEVFSKGKILALIGGDHLVTLPSVKAALSTLGTTHLLVLDAHLDLRDEYPLGTKYSHATVMRRLLEENSDLRITYFKPRALSKEEYSFLASCSRVRVVRRVEELLEDFESSQRIYLSIDIDVVDPAFAPGVGVPEPLGLYPQEVAQVLDRFLEAHGRRVIGFDLVEVNPVLDVSNVTSALAAKLLMKIIVRIFTLK, translated from the coding sequence ATGCTGAAGACGAATCCCGAGCTTGAGATGTTTACCCGCAGGCTAGCGCCACCGCTCTTCGGAAGGGAGAGTAAACCTGAAGAGAGCAGGTTGATCGTGGTAGGAGCGCCTTTCGACTCCTCCGCAACCACAGTTCCAGGCCAGAGAGCTGCGCCGCGAAGGATACGCGAAATCTCCCTAGAGCTCGAAACCTTCGACTTTGAGCTAGAGATGGATGCCGAGGATGCCCCCTTCTACGATGCAGGCGACTTGCCCCTAGAGGTGGACTTCAGCTCATTCATGGGGATTCTCTACCGGGTAGCTTCGGAAGTCTTTTCGAAAGGTAAGATACTGGCTCTCATAGGAGGTGATCACCTGGTAACGCTCCCCTCAGTTAAAGCTGCGCTATCCACTCTCGGCACTACTCATCTGCTCGTCCTAGATGCCCACTTAGATCTGAGGGACGAGTACCCTCTCGGCACCAAGTATAGCCACGCCACCGTGATGCGAAGATTGCTCGAGGAGAATAGCGATCTGAGAATTACTTACTTCAAACCTAGAGCACTGTCTAAGGAAGAGTACTCCTTCCTAGCTTCCTGCAGTCGGGTGAGAGTGGTGAGAAGGGTCGAGGAGCTGCTCGAGGATTTCGAGAGCAGCCAGAGGATCTACCTCTCCATAGATATAGATGTCGTAGACCCTGCTTTCGCTCCAGGCGTAGGAGTTCCCGAACCGCTCGGCCTTTACCCCCAAGAGGTCGCCCAGGTACTCGACCGTTTTCTTGAAGCTCACGGCAGGCGAGTAATAGGATTTGACCTAGTTGAAGTGAACCCCGTTCTCGACGTCAGTAACGTGACATCCGCGCTAGCGGCAAAACTTTTGATGAAGATCATTGTCAGGATCTTTACGCTTAAGTAA
- the thiI gene encoding tRNA uracil 4-sulfurtransferase ThiI, producing MGITRERFRELILVRLGEITLKGRTREKFEAILIRNMRSALKSGGIEARVERGFGRIFVYSGREAVPLLRRVFGIWSLSPAVEVEYSTLEELLSISEEVFREAVRGKTFAVRARRIGVSAFTSRDIEREVGSRLLRYSAGVDLEKPEVTAYIEVRGRRAYLYTEVVRAYGGLPVGSEGRVLALISGGFDSAVAAWYMLKRGAEVHYLFCNMGGELAKLYTARVAKVMADNWSYGYSPKLYVADFRPLLADLARKVDHRVLGVVLKRFMYRAAELIAREIGAHAIVTGESLGQVSSQTLVNLHAIDRAVAMPVLRPLIGFDKEEIIRLAREIGVYEEASLVREICGAYSYQPRTACSLEEVLVEESKVGSRHLESILGSMEVLNLRDLSWDDLAIPNVDIDSLPRGSVVLDVRPTEKYSAWHIPGSINVDAERVVELAQRMGRDRTYVVVCDEGGLSREIAHNLRLLGFTAYSLRGGIRRARRQYSKLLGAGERNGS from the coding sequence GTGGGTATTACGCGGGAGCGCTTCAGAGAGTTGATCCTGGTTAGGCTCGGCGAGATCACGCTGAAGGGGAGGACCAGGGAGAAGTTCGAAGCCATACTCATAAGAAATATGCGCAGCGCGCTGAAGTCGGGCGGCATCGAAGCTAGAGTTGAGAGAGGTTTCGGGAGAATCTTTGTTTACTCGGGGCGGGAGGCTGTACCCCTGCTCAGAAGGGTTTTCGGCATCTGGTCCCTATCGCCTGCCGTAGAGGTTGAGTACAGCACGCTGGAGGAGCTGCTGAGCATCAGCGAGGAGGTTTTTCGCGAAGCTGTTCGAGGGAAAACCTTCGCTGTTAGGGCGAGGAGGATTGGAGTAAGCGCTTTCACCTCTAGAGATATAGAGCGCGAGGTTGGATCCAGGCTCCTCCGCTACTCCGCGGGAGTAGACCTCGAGAAGCCTGAGGTGACGGCGTACATTGAGGTGAGAGGGAGGAGGGCTTACCTCTACACGGAGGTGGTGCGAGCTTACGGTGGTCTCCCGGTAGGCTCAGAAGGGCGTGTTCTTGCACTCATCTCGGGGGGTTTCGACTCCGCGGTAGCGGCTTGGTACATGCTTAAGAGAGGGGCTGAAGTGCACTACCTCTTCTGCAACATGGGAGGAGAGCTGGCAAAACTCTACACGGCTAGGGTTGCTAAGGTGATGGCAGACAACTGGAGCTACGGTTACTCCCCAAAACTCTACGTTGCGGATTTCCGACCCCTTTTAGCGGATCTCGCCAGGAAAGTTGACCACAGAGTGCTCGGCGTGGTTCTCAAGAGGTTTATGTATAGAGCAGCCGAGCTTATCGCCCGGGAGATAGGTGCTCACGCGATAGTGACGGGCGAGAGCCTAGGCCAGGTGTCATCCCAAACCTTAGTGAACCTCCACGCTATTGACAGGGCCGTAGCGATGCCGGTTCTCCGGCCTCTGATAGGGTTCGACAAAGAGGAAATCATAAGGTTGGCGCGAGAGATCGGGGTCTACGAGGAGGCGTCGCTAGTGAGAGAAATCTGCGGAGCCTACTCCTACCAACCTAGGACGGCATGCAGCCTAGAAGAGGTGCTAGTGGAAGAGAGCAAGGTGGGCTCGCGACACCTCGAGAGCATCTTAGGCTCTATGGAAGTGCTTAACCTTCGAGACCTCAGCTGGGACGACCTGGCGATTCCCAACGTGGATATCGACAGCTTGCCGAGAGGAAGCGTAGTGCTAGACGTGAGACCAACCGAAAAGTATTCTGCTTGGCACATACCTGGAAGCATTAACGTGGATGCTGAGCGCGTCGTCGAGCTTGCCCAGAGAATGGGCCGGGATAGGACGTACGTGGTGGTGTGCGACGAGGGAGGGCTTAGCCGCGAGATCGCCCACAATCTTAGGCTTCTAGGCTTCACCGCGTACAGCCTGAGAGGCGGGATAAGGAGAGCGAGGAGGCAGTACAGCAAACTACTCGGGGCTGGCGAGAGGAATGGCTCTTAG
- the hypF gene encoding carbamoyltransferase HypF has translation MALRVRVVGIVQGVGFRPHVYRLAKSLGLKGYVKNLGGAEVEIWIEGDGAALEDFIRALREKTPKASEIEEMVIFPEEPRGYSDFTIEKSEAEKSRLSMIPPDFGVCSDCLREVLNPNSRWYRYPFHSCAWCGPRFTVVYRPPYDRGNTSWKDFPLCPECLKEYVDPSNLRRFHIQGISCPRCGPRLRLVDGRGEEVEGDPISTAAKLVDEQFIVAVKGVGGFHLAALATEDDVVAKLRARKRRKRKPLAVMALDIKTAEKIVEVSERAREVLESPARPIVILPRREEGYVSKLVAPNLKTLGVMLAYTPLHYLLLLETRDKFLVMTSGNESGEPIIRDNSEALSRLGHVADFFLIHDREIVNRVDDSVVRFTDGDLTIIRRARGYAPRWLNLPREVKRSGIATGAMLMNTAAVAAETYIIPTQHIGDVENLETLDFMREALEFLVDAYKLNLKEALVASDKHPGYPTRAFALELAEKWCADYLEVQHHVAHIAAGMLEHKLEESVGIAIDGVGYGDDGQVWGGEVIHLSSGSGYCRVGHLEYFPLPGGDRAAEYPARILLGVLVETLGPEEGFRSFVEKGYHTFLPGGFSEAMAALSQTSKAPLASSTGRFLDAVAAALGVAHERSYEGEPAITLEEFSWGGELVPLPIEVEGGVVLVKEFLAELASGAYASFHPKDVARSAQQLLGRALATVAREEGARRVVVSGGAALNSYIVKGIREVLGRDAVLLPRKLPPGDGGLSAGQLYYAFLEKLL, from the coding sequence ATGGCTCTTAGGGTGAGGGTTGTTGGGATAGTTCAGGGGGTGGGTTTCCGCCCCCACGTCTACAGGTTGGCGAAGTCTCTCGGATTGAAAGGTTACGTGAAAAACCTCGGCGGCGCTGAGGTAGAGATATGGATCGAGGGGGATGGTGCAGCTCTCGAAGACTTTATTCGCGCGCTCCGCGAGAAAACCCCGAAAGCTTCAGAAATAGAGGAGATGGTGATTTTTCCAGAGGAGCCGAGAGGGTACTCGGACTTTACTATCGAGAAAAGTGAGGCGGAGAAGTCTAGGCTTTCGATGATCCCACCCGATTTCGGAGTCTGTAGCGACTGTCTACGTGAAGTCCTGAACCCGAATTCCCGCTGGTACCGCTACCCCTTCCATAGCTGTGCTTGGTGTGGGCCGCGCTTCACGGTCGTTTACCGTCCGCCCTACGACAGAGGTAACACGTCGTGGAAGGACTTCCCCCTCTGTCCCGAGTGCCTGAAGGAGTATGTAGACCCATCTAACTTGAGGAGGTTTCACATACAGGGCATCTCGTGCCCTCGCTGCGGTCCAAGGCTTCGGCTAGTCGATGGAAGGGGTGAGGAAGTTGAGGGCGACCCTATATCCACTGCCGCGAAGCTTGTAGACGAGCAGTTCATAGTCGCTGTGAAGGGTGTCGGCGGTTTTCACCTGGCGGCGCTGGCGACGGAGGACGATGTGGTGGCAAAGCTTAGAGCTAGAAAGCGGAGGAAGCGGAAGCCCCTCGCGGTAATGGCGCTCGACATCAAGACCGCTGAGAAAATCGTCGAAGTGTCAGAGAGGGCTCGAGAGGTTCTTGAAAGTCCGGCTCGACCCATAGTCATCCTGCCAAGGAGGGAGGAGGGCTACGTCTCAAAGCTTGTGGCTCCCAACTTGAAAACCCTAGGGGTTATGCTCGCCTATACTCCTCTCCACTACCTTCTCCTTCTCGAAACGAGGGATAAGTTTCTCGTAATGACGAGCGGTAACGAGAGCGGTGAGCCTATAATCAGGGATAACAGTGAAGCGCTGAGCAGGCTTGGCCACGTTGCCGACTTCTTCCTGATCCACGATAGAGAGATCGTGAATAGGGTGGACGATAGCGTGGTTCGCTTCACCGACGGCGACCTAACCATCATACGCCGGGCGAGAGGTTACGCGCCGAGATGGCTGAACCTCCCGAGAGAGGTGAAGAGAAGCGGGATAGCCACCGGAGCCATGCTGATGAACACAGCAGCGGTAGCCGCTGAAACTTACATCATTCCCACACAGCACATCGGAGACGTAGAAAACCTTGAGACGCTGGACTTTATGCGAGAAGCGCTCGAGTTCCTAGTGGACGCCTACAAGCTAAACTTGAAAGAAGCGCTGGTAGCCTCCGACAAGCACCCAGGCTACCCGACCAGAGCCTTCGCCCTCGAATTAGCGGAGAAGTGGTGCGCTGATTACCTTGAGGTTCAGCACCATGTTGCTCACATAGCAGCGGGAATGCTGGAGCACAAGCTTGAGGAGAGCGTGGGCATCGCTATCGATGGAGTAGGTTATGGCGACGACGGCCAAGTTTGGGGAGGCGAAGTGATACATCTTTCAAGCGGCTCTGGCTACTGCCGCGTAGGCCACCTCGAGTACTTTCCCCTGCCTGGCGGCGACCGAGCGGCAGAGTACCCTGCGAGGATCCTCCTCGGTGTGCTTGTGGAAACCCTGGGCCCCGAAGAGGGGTTCAGGAGCTTCGTGGAGAAAGGTTACCACACCTTCCTCCCCGGAGGGTTCAGCGAAGCTATGGCTGCACTCTCTCAAACGAGCAAAGCCCCTCTTGCCTCAAGCACGGGGCGCTTCCTAGACGCTGTAGCGGCTGCACTCGGGGTTGCGCACGAGAGAAGCTACGAAGGGGAGCCTGCGATCACGCTGGAGGAGTTTAGCTGGGGAGGAGAGCTTGTGCCGCTCCCCATAGAAGTAGAGGGGGGAGTTGTGCTCGTGAAGGAGTTTCTTGCGGAGCTAGCTTCAGGCGCCTACGCTTCGTTCCACCCCAAAGACGTAGCTAGGAGCGCTCAGCAGCTACTGGGGAGGGCTCTCGCCACGGTAGCCCGCGAGGAGGGGGCCAGGAGAGTGGTGGTGAGCGGGGGCGCCGCCCTCAACAGCTATATCGTTAAGGGCATTAGGGAAGTTCTCGGAAGGGATGCCGTCCTCCTTCCGCGTAAGCTCCCTCCAGGTGATGGGGGTTTGTCAGCTGGCCAGCTGTACTACGCTTTTCTGGAGAAGCTGCTGTAG
- the prs gene encoding ribose-phosphate diphosphokinase — MTVYALESSGGLAARLAAGTGDRLVFVEKKEFPDGETYVRIPEKPEGVAVLVGSLYPPQDKRLVELLLATEALSAVSPDRVVLVVPYLAYARQDRRFLEGEPISVKVVLKSLEAAGASGLIVVDVHKPSSLEEYLSIPHRNVVPSREIAEYFSGKLSNPLVLAPDAGALERARAVAEHLGAEYDYIVKERDRVSGEVKVRPRSFDVRGRDVLIVDDIVSTGGTMALAAREALKQGAAGVFAACSHAVMVRGALDLMLSSGIKEVVATDTVPSQVSKITVAPSLVEGLRSLLDEML, encoded by the coding sequence ATGACCGTCTACGCGCTCGAAAGCTCAGGTGGCTTAGCCGCTAGGCTGGCTGCGGGTACTGGCGACAGGCTCGTCTTTGTCGAAAAGAAGGAGTTTCCCGACGGCGAGACATACGTTAGAATACCTGAGAAGCCCGAGGGTGTTGCCGTGCTCGTAGGATCCCTGTACCCACCTCAGGACAAGAGGCTCGTGGAACTCCTACTCGCTACGGAGGCTCTTTCGGCGGTAAGCCCAGACAGAGTCGTCCTGGTCGTACCCTACCTGGCTTACGCAAGGCAGGATAGGAGATTCCTGGAAGGTGAGCCCATCAGCGTGAAAGTTGTCTTGAAGAGCCTTGAAGCCGCTGGCGCCTCCGGCCTCATAGTTGTCGACGTCCACAAGCCATCATCACTTGAGGAGTACCTGAGCATCCCTCACAGGAACGTTGTACCCAGCAGGGAAATTGCAGAGTACTTCTCGGGCAAGCTCTCCAACCCTCTCGTCCTAGCTCCCGACGCTGGAGCTCTCGAGAGGGCGCGTGCCGTGGCAGAGCACCTGGGAGCCGAGTACGACTACATCGTGAAGGAGCGCGACAGGGTTAGCGGTGAGGTGAAAGTTCGGCCGAGAAGCTTTGACGTGAGGGGCAGGGATGTCTTAATCGTCGACGATATAGTGAGCACTGGAGGGACAATGGCGCTTGCTGCGCGCGAAGCTCTAAAGCAGGGTGCTGCAGGAGTTTTCGCCGCTTGCTCTCACGCTGTCATGGTTCGGGGTGCACTCGACCTTATGCTCAGCTCGGGAATAAAAGAAGTTGTAGCAACGGACACTGTCCCATCACAGGTCTCCAAGATCACTGTCGCCCCTTCCCTGGTAGAAGGACTCCGGTCCCTCCTCGACGAGATGTTATAG